A stretch of Planctomycetaceae bacterium DNA encodes these proteins:
- a CDS encoding ThuA domain-containing protein produces the protein MKTPSLRLFVALVSVSVFLMGSACESAELKMLFMGDNGHHRPEARFQELAPALEARGIELKYTDRMEDLTPDTLAKFDGLVLYANIDRIEDDQAKAVLDYVASGKGFIPLHCATYCWRNNKDIVALMGGQFQRHGGQVFTTVIAEPSHPIMKGYGSFTSWDETYIHHLHNEKTVRSWNTESKGIRPLATTANHGRG, from the coding sequence ATGAAGACACCTTCCCTTCGCCTGTTTGTCGCACTGGTTTCTGTCAGTGTGTTCCTTATGGGTTCAGCGTGTGAGTCTGCCGAACTCAAGATGCTGTTCATGGGCGACAACGGCCATCATCGGCCGGAGGCGCGGTTTCAGGAACTGGCTCCGGCGCTGGAAGCTCGGGGCATCGAACTGAAGTACACCGACCGCATGGAAGACCTGACCCCGGATACGCTGGCGAAGTTCGACGGGTTGGTGCTGTATGCCAACATCGACCGCATTGAGGATGATCAGGCAAAGGCGGTTCTGGATTACGTCGCCAGCGGCAAGGGCTTCATTCCTCTGCATTGCGCGACCTATTGCTGGCGAAATAACAAAGACATCGTCGCGCTGATGGGCGGGCAGTTTCAGCGCCACGGCGGGCAGGTGTTTACCACTGTGATTGCCGAACCCAGCCATCCGATCATGAAGGGGTACGGTAGTTTCACCAGCTGGGATGAAACCTATATCCATCATCTGCATAACGAAAAAACCGTACGGTCCTGGAATACCGAGTCGAAGGGGATCAGGCCGCTGGCAACGACCGCGAACCATGGACGTGGGTGA